One stretch of Amycolatopsis tolypomycina DNA includes these proteins:
- a CDS encoding DEDD exonuclease domain-containing protein, which translates to MRSVQAQLAFDELGTPLRDTTFVVFDLETTGAPPGPSGITEIGAVKVRGGEVLGEFATLVNPGTPIPPQIVSLTGITQAMVYDAPPIEEVLPAFLEFVGGAVLVAHNSGFDTSHMRAACEGHGYVWPKLTVVCTVRLARRVVPRDEVGRYNLTALALLFGAKTRPTHRALDDARATVDVLHGLLERVGNLGVHSLEELMGYLPEVTVAQRAKRHLAADLPSAPGVYLFKGPKDEVLYVGTAKDLRRRVRTYFTGSENRSRIREMVALAEGVDHVVCAHALEAEVRELRLIAAHRPAYNRRSKNRHQGWWIGLTDEAFPRLSVVRLPRPGVLGPFRNQADARTTADTLAGASGLRTCTQRISPRSANGTPCVLAELGRCGAPCAGRQSEAAYVPAVESVSALIAGVDGGPLHTAAAHVERLAAGQHYEQAARHRDELAALIRALGRAHRQASLASIGELIAAAPDGAGGWELSVIRYGRLASAGVARRGVPPMPVVEALVASAETVFPEPGPLHGAPPEEVGVLLRWLARPGVRLVRTTRPWAEPAAVAGWRGWLDLVADAHSLEHVH; encoded by the coding sequence ATGCGTTCGGTCCAGGCTCAGCTCGCCTTCGACGAGCTCGGAACTCCCTTGCGGGACACCACTTTCGTCGTCTTCGACCTCGAAACGACCGGGGCTCCGCCGGGGCCGTCCGGGATCACCGAGATCGGCGCGGTGAAGGTGCGCGGCGGCGAGGTGCTGGGCGAGTTCGCGACGCTGGTGAACCCGGGCACACCGATCCCGCCGCAGATCGTCTCACTGACCGGGATCACGCAGGCCATGGTCTACGACGCGCCGCCGATCGAGGAGGTGCTGCCGGCGTTCCTGGAGTTCGTCGGGGGTGCGGTGCTGGTGGCGCACAACTCGGGCTTCGACACGTCCCACATGCGGGCGGCGTGCGAGGGCCACGGGTACGTGTGGCCGAAGCTGACGGTGGTGTGCACGGTCCGGCTGGCGCGGCGGGTGGTGCCGCGCGACGAGGTCGGCCGGTACAACCTGACGGCGCTGGCGCTGCTGTTCGGCGCGAAGACGCGGCCGACGCACCGGGCGCTCGACGACGCGCGCGCGACGGTGGACGTCCTGCACGGCCTGCTGGAGCGGGTCGGCAACCTGGGCGTGCACTCGCTCGAGGAGCTGATGGGCTACCTGCCGGAGGTCACAGTCGCCCAGCGGGCGAAGCGGCACCTGGCGGCCGACCTGCCGTCGGCACCGGGCGTCTACCTGTTCAAGGGGCCGAAGGACGAGGTCCTGTACGTCGGCACGGCCAAGGACCTGCGGCGGCGGGTGCGGACGTACTTCACGGGATCGGAGAACCGCAGCCGGATCCGGGAGATGGTCGCGCTGGCCGAGGGCGTCGACCACGTGGTGTGCGCGCACGCGCTGGAGGCCGAGGTCCGCGAGCTCCGGCTGATCGCGGCGCACCGGCCGGCGTACAACCGGCGGTCGAAGAACCGGCACCAGGGCTGGTGGATCGGCCTGACGGACGAGGCCTTCCCCCGGCTGTCGGTGGTCCGCCTGCCGCGGCCGGGGGTGCTGGGCCCGTTCCGCAACCAGGCGGACGCCCGCACGACGGCCGACACCCTGGCGGGGGCATCGGGGCTGCGGACGTGCACCCAGCGGATCTCGCCGCGGTCGGCGAACGGGACCCCGTGCGTGCTGGCGGAGCTGGGGCGCTGCGGAGCACCGTGCGCGGGACGGCAGAGCGAGGCGGCGTACGTCCCGGCGGTCGAGTCGGTCTCGGCCCTGATCGCCGGGGTCGACGGCGGCCCGTTGCACACGGCGGCGGCGCACGTGGAGCGCCTGGCGGCGGGGCAGCACTACGAGCAGGCAGCGCGCCACCGCGACGAGCTGGCGGCGCTGATCCGCGCGTTGGGGCGAGCCCACAGGCAGGCATCGCTGGCATCGATCGGCGAGCTGATCGCGGCGGCCCCCGACGGCGCGGGCGGCTGGGAGCTGTCGGTGATCCGCTACGGCCGCCTGGCATCGGCAGGCGTCGCGCGGCGCGGGGTGCCGCCGATGCCGGTGGTGGAGGCGCTGGTGGCGTCGGCGGAGACGGTGTTCCCGGAGCCGGGGCCGTTGCACGGAGCGCCCCCGGAGGAGGTGGGGGTGCTGCTGCGCTGGCTGGCAAGGCCGGGAGTCCGGCTGGTCCGGACAACCCGCCCCTGGGCCGAACCGGCGGCGGTGGCGGGGTGGCGGGGGTGGCTGGACCTGGTCGCGGACGCGCACTCGCTGGAACACGTGCACTGA
- a CDS encoding NYN domain-containing protein, with protein MHPQPLVPEPPEDPTGPSGVASRPEPAEEAADQAGHPEPGSWPALPEPVRDRIAELAAAAVAKLPATDVPRQLRPVAKFAPAKRAKLGGAALLAALADSSQFRTAVIEWLREHRTDALDPNATDSVAAAAAAVLLGESGATGRVRLVARNAEENALRAERDAALARTQRLEAELAQVRAELAEAKQAAENARGEREGEVEKLLKRLREQGVQLRQARDAAEAAAADAERGSAARTDEIAALNTQLERERQRVAVERARAERAVADAEIARQSAREARQADEVRLALLIDTIDGAVTGLRRELALGARGARPADMVRGASAGTGQGGKIADVSTLDRYLALPNVHLIVDGYNVTKTGYPELALADQRDRLIHQLSALAARTSAEVTVVFDGAGVLSVPASVPRGVRVLFSDRGVLADDVIRNLVAAEPAGRPMVVATSDRAVADSVRGRGAHPAPSSVLVSRLSRV; from the coding sequence ATGCACCCGCAGCCGCTCGTGCCGGAGCCGCCGGAGGACCCCACGGGGCCCTCGGGCGTCGCGTCGCGTCCCGAGCCGGCCGAGGAGGCCGCTGACCAGGCCGGACATCCCGAGCCGGGCAGCTGGCCCGCCCTGCCCGAACCGGTCCGCGACCGGATCGCCGAGCTCGCCGCGGCCGCCGTCGCCAAGCTGCCCGCCACCGACGTGCCCCGCCAGCTGCGGCCGGTCGCCAAGTTCGCCCCGGCCAAGCGCGCCAAGCTCGGCGGCGCCGCCCTGCTCGCGGCGCTGGCCGACTCCTCCCAATTCCGGACCGCGGTCATCGAGTGGCTGCGCGAACACCGCACCGACGCCCTCGACCCCAACGCCACCGACTCCGTCGCCGCGGCGGCCGCCGCCGTCCTCCTCGGCGAGTCCGGGGCCACCGGGCGCGTCCGGCTGGTCGCGCGGAACGCCGAGGAAAACGCCCTGCGCGCCGAACGCGACGCCGCGCTCGCCCGCACCCAGCGGCTCGAAGCCGAGCTCGCCCAGGTCCGGGCCGAACTCGCCGAAGCGAAACAAGCCGCCGAAAACGCCCGCGGCGAGCGCGAGGGCGAAGTCGAGAAGCTCCTGAAGCGCCTTCGCGAACAAGGCGTCCAGCTGCGCCAGGCCAGGGACGCGGCCGAGGCGGCGGCCGCGGACGCCGAACGCGGCTCCGCGGCCCGCACCGACGAAATCGCCGCCCTGAACACCCAGCTCGAGCGCGAACGCCAGCGCGTCGCCGTCGAACGCGCCCGTGCCGAACGCGCGGTCGCCGACGCCGAGATCGCCCGCCAGTCCGCGCGCGAGGCCCGCCAGGCCGACGAGGTGCGGCTCGCCCTGCTCATCGACACCATCGACGGCGCCGTCACCGGCCTCCGCCGCGAGCTCGCCCTCGGCGCGCGCGGCGCCCGCCCGGCCGACATGGTGCGCGGCGCCAGCGCCGGCACCGGCCAGGGCGGCAAGATCGCCGACGTGTCCACCCTGGACCGCTACCTCGCGCTGCCGAACGTGCACCTGATCGTCGACGGCTACAACGTCACCAAGACGGGCTATCCCGAGCTCGCGCTCGCCGACCAGCGCGACCGGCTGATCCACCAGCTGTCGGCGCTGGCCGCGCGCACGTCCGCCGAGGTCACGGTCGTGTTCGACGGCGCCGGCGTGCTGTCGGTCCCGGCTTCGGTGCCCCGCGGGGTGCGGGTGCTGTTCTCCGACCGCGGGGTGCTGGCCGACGACGTGATCCGCAACCTCGTCGCGGCCGAGCCCGCCGGGCGGCCGATGGTCGTGGCGACGTCGGATCGTGCGGTGGCGGACTCGGTGCGTGGCCGCGGCGCCCATCCCGCTCCCTCATCCGTGCTGGTCAGCCGCCTGTCGAGGGTCTGA
- a CDS encoding C40 family peptidase, whose translation MQSHSLRRVVSGALAAASVITLVTVAQPSAIAAPVPVLQTPPTGSDALAQYRDLAAQAEKLNEDLLSAQDDLKKKQADFDKATADVNAAKAQATTASESQKKYQTEVDKFAGASFTSGVQLNKLSALLAGTSTQDFLDRSSALEVLATGKNAAMDNLTGAVRQATDAAAKASDAAKRAQDARDAAAKLTEDIKAKQKTLNDQIEQLKAANRNLSAADKAAQRDRGATPPSNIKAPTAAAQAAVDAALSKLGSAYVYGNTGPNTFDCSGLTSWAYKQAGLTIPRTSREQSTFGTAVPRDQLQPGDLVFFYSPVSHVGMYIGNNQMVHAPDTGDVVKISPLQSQYSGARRPTA comes from the coding sequence GTGCAGTCGCATTCCCTCAGGCGCGTGGTTTCAGGTGCCCTCGCCGCGGCCTCGGTGATCACGCTCGTCACCGTGGCCCAGCCGTCGGCCATCGCCGCCCCCGTCCCCGTTCTCCAGACCCCGCCCACCGGCTCCGACGCCCTCGCCCAGTACCGCGACCTCGCGGCGCAGGCCGAGAAGCTCAACGAAGACCTGCTTTCGGCGCAGGACGACCTGAAGAAGAAGCAGGCCGACTTCGACAAGGCCACCGCCGACGTCAACGCGGCGAAGGCACAGGCCACCACGGCGTCCGAGAGCCAGAAGAAGTACCAGACCGAGGTCGACAAGTTCGCCGGTGCGTCGTTCACCAGCGGTGTCCAGCTGAACAAGCTGTCGGCGCTGCTGGCGGGCACGTCCACCCAGGACTTCCTCGACCGCTCCTCGGCGCTCGAGGTGCTCGCGACCGGCAAGAACGCCGCGATGGACAACCTCACCGGCGCCGTCCGGCAGGCCACCGACGCCGCGGCCAAGGCCAGCGACGCCGCGAAGCGCGCGCAAGACGCGCGGGACGCGGCGGCCAAGCTGACCGAGGACATCAAGGCCAAGCAGAAGACGCTCAACGACCAGATCGAGCAGCTCAAGGCGGCTAACCGGAACCTCAGCGCCGCCGACAAGGCCGCCCAGCGGGACCGCGGCGCGACTCCGCCCAGCAACATCAAGGCGCCCACCGCCGCGGCGCAGGCGGCCGTGGACGCCGCGCTGAGCAAGCTCGGCAGCGCCTACGTCTACGGCAACACCGGCCCGAACACCTTCGACTGCTCGGGCCTGACGTCGTGGGCGTACAAGCAGGCCGGGCTGACCATCCCGCGGACCAGCCGCGAGCAGTCGACCTTCGGCACCGCGGTGCCGCGTGACCAGCTCCAGCCGGGCGACCTCGTGTTCTTCTACTCGCCCGTTTCGCACGTCGGCATGTACATCGGCAACAACCAGATGGTGCACGCGCCCGACACCGGCGACGTCGTGAAGATCTCGCCGCTGCAGAGCCAGTACTCGGGAGCGCGCCGCCCGACGGCGTGA
- a CDS encoding glycosyltransferase family 4 protein — MLKTLLVTNDFPPRPGGIQNYLNSLATRLPADDLVVYAPSWESRTGSHEEFDAEAPFEVVRHPTSLMLPTPDVLRRAKQIMRARDCEAVWFGAAAPLALLGQPLRRAGARRVVASTHGHEVGWSMLPASRQALRRIGDTTDVVTYVSRYTRSRFAAAFGAMAGLEPLPSGVDTEVFRPDPAARAEIRARHGLGDRPTVVCVSRLVPRKGQDQLIRALPSIRERVPGAALLIVGGGPYRKRLAGLVTELGLERDVVLTGSVPWAELPAHYTAGDVFAMPARTRGKGLDVEGLGIVYLEASATGLPVVAGNSGGAPEAVLDEVTGHVVDGRDVGQLGETLASLLADPVRARRMGEAGRAWVTANWRWDVLARRLSGLLDGDPVAAVR; from the coding sequence GTGCTCAAGACCCTGCTCGTGACCAACGACTTCCCGCCGCGGCCCGGGGGGATCCAGAACTACCTGAACTCCCTCGCCACCCGGCTGCCGGCGGACGACCTGGTCGTCTACGCGCCGTCGTGGGAGTCGCGGACGGGGTCGCACGAGGAGTTCGACGCCGAAGCGCCGTTCGAGGTCGTCCGGCACCCGACGTCGCTGATGCTGCCGACGCCGGACGTGCTCCGCCGGGCGAAGCAGATCATGCGCGCACGGGACTGCGAAGCCGTCTGGTTCGGTGCGGCGGCGCCGCTCGCGCTGCTGGGGCAGCCGCTGCGGCGGGCCGGGGCGCGCCGGGTCGTGGCGTCGACGCACGGCCACGAGGTCGGCTGGTCCATGCTCCCGGCTTCCCGGCAGGCGCTGCGGCGGATCGGCGACACGACCGACGTCGTCACCTACGTCAGCCGGTACACCCGCAGCCGCTTCGCCGCGGCCTTCGGCGCGATGGCCGGGCTGGAGCCGCTGCCGTCCGGGGTCGACACCGAGGTGTTCCGGCCGGATCCGGCCGCTCGCGCGGAGATCCGCGCCCGGCACGGCCTCGGCGACCGGCCGACCGTCGTCTGCGTGTCGCGGCTGGTCCCGCGCAAGGGCCAGGACCAGCTGATCCGCGCGCTGCCGTCGATCCGCGAGCGCGTGCCGGGCGCGGCGCTGCTGATCGTCGGCGGCGGCCCGTACCGCAAGAGGCTCGCCGGCCTGGTCACCGAGCTGGGCCTGGAGCGCGACGTCGTGCTCACCGGGTCGGTGCCGTGGGCCGAGCTGCCGGCGCACTACACCGCGGGCGACGTCTTCGCGATGCCCGCGCGCACCCGCGGCAAGGGTCTCGACGTCGAAGGGCTCGGCATCGTCTACCTGGAGGCCTCGGCGACCGGGCTGCCGGTGGTCGCCGGCAACTCCGGCGGGGCGCCCGAGGCGGTGCTCGACGAGGTCACCGGGCACGTCGTCGACGGCCGGGACGTCGGCCAGCTCGGCGAAACCCTGGCCAGCCTGCTGGCCGACCCGGTGCGCGCGCGCCGGATGGGCGAGGCCGGGCGCGCGTGGGTGACGGCGAACTGGCGCTGGGACGTGCTGGCGCGGCGGCTGTCCGGCCTGCTGGACGGCGATCCGGTGGCCGCCGTCCGCTAA
- a CDS encoding uridine kinase, which yields MRYRPISPAVLAEELTDRIDALPGPRLAVAVDGAAGATGTAELADALVDPLRLRGRATLRVSANDFLRPASLRFEHGRTNPDARYTDWLDLGALRREVLDPLKGSGEVLPSLWDAGRDRATRAERVPLPEGGVVLLDGELLLGAGLAVDLAVHLWLSPAALRRRVPETWAVPAYERYEEEVGPSSLADVVVRVDDPRHPALYTP from the coding sequence GTGCGCTACCGCCCGATCTCCCCCGCCGTCCTCGCCGAAGAACTGACCGACCGCATCGACGCGCTCCCCGGGCCGCGGCTCGCGGTGGCCGTCGACGGCGCGGCGGGCGCAACCGGGACCGCGGAGCTGGCGGACGCCCTGGTCGATCCCCTGCGCCTGCGCGGCCGCGCGACCCTGCGCGTGTCGGCGAACGACTTCCTGCGTCCCGCGTCACTGCGCTTCGAGCACGGCCGCACCAACCCCGACGCCCGCTACACGGACTGGCTCGACCTCGGCGCCCTCCGCCGCGAGGTCCTGGACCCGCTCAAGGGGTCCGGCGAGGTCCTGCCGTCGCTGTGGGACGCCGGCCGCGACCGGGCGACCCGCGCCGAGCGGGTGCCGCTGCCCGAAGGCGGGGTCGTGCTCCTGGACGGCGAGCTGCTGCTCGGCGCCGGCCTCGCCGTCGACCTGGCCGTGCACCTGTGGCTCTCCCCCGCCGCGCTGCGCCGCCGCGTCCCGGAAACCTGGGCGGTCCCGGCCTACGAACGCTACGAGGAGGAGGTCGGCCCGAGTTCGCTCGCCGACGTCGTGGTGCGCGTCGACGATCCCCGGCACCCGGCCCTCTACACGCCTTAG
- a CDS encoding SRPBCC family protein, whose amino-acid sequence MTSSTGKTADVGWNIGVSRTLPYPADAVWDFLVSRDGVAIWLGPGVELPKEAGAEYETANGTVGEIRSFVDGDRVRLTWRPSDWDHDSTVQVRLSGSGAKTTLRFHQEWLADAEERAEQRAYWQDVTERVVAALAER is encoded by the coding sequence ATGACTTCTTCAACGGGGAAGACAGCCGATGTCGGGTGGAACATCGGTGTCTCGCGCACGCTGCCGTACCCGGCCGATGCGGTGTGGGACTTCCTGGTCAGCCGGGACGGCGTCGCGATCTGGCTCGGCCCCGGCGTCGAGCTGCCCAAGGAAGCGGGCGCGGAGTACGAAACGGCGAACGGCACGGTGGGCGAGATCCGCAGCTTCGTCGACGGCGACCGCGTGCGGCTCACGTGGCGGCCGAGCGACTGGGACCACGACTCGACCGTGCAGGTGCGGCTGAGCGGTTCGGGCGCCAAAACCACGCTGCGGTTCCACCAGGAATGGCTTGCGGACGCGGAAGAGCGCGCGGAACAGCGGGCATACTGGCAGGACGTGACCGAGCGCGTCGTGGCGGCACTCGCCGAACGCTGA
- a CDS encoding cytochrome P450 family protein — MTSDEILEVPEDFAQDAHVFAEMLRGGGPVRRVRLPPRGLPAYVVTGFADARALLADPRLRKSSQGIRELFVAKLPPEALLSGSGADLSQHMLNSDPPDHTRLRKLVNKAFTARTVARLRPRVTEITAELLDALAGQEQADLVASFAAPLPITVICELLGVREEDRSEFAGWSKTLLSAAVREQEIQAAAASMFAYLSGLIAQKRAEPAEDMLSDLVHASDDGDSLSETELVSMAFLLLVAGHETTVNLIANGVLALLREPEQLARLRAEPALLPGAVEEFLRFDGPIHLATLRFTAEPVEVGGVTIPADEFVLVSLLGANRDAERYPEPDKLDITRAAGGHLAFGHGIHYCVGAPLARLEAEIALGGLLARFPEIALDAKPDELVYRRSSLVHGLEALPVRLR; from the coding sequence ATGACGAGCGACGAGATCCTCGAGGTGCCGGAGGACTTCGCCCAGGATGCGCACGTCTTCGCGGAGATGCTGCGCGGCGGCGGCCCGGTGCGCCGGGTGCGGCTGCCACCGCGGGGGCTGCCGGCCTACGTGGTCACCGGGTTCGCGGACGCCCGGGCGCTGCTGGCCGATCCGCGGCTGCGGAAGAGCAGCCAGGGCATCCGGGAGCTCTTCGTGGCGAAGCTGCCGCCGGAAGCCCTGTTGAGCGGCTCCGGGGCGGACCTCAGCCAGCACATGCTCAACTCCGACCCGCCGGACCACACGCGGCTGCGGAAGCTGGTGAACAAGGCGTTCACCGCGCGGACGGTGGCGCGGCTGCGGCCGCGGGTCACCGAGATCACCGCCGAACTGCTCGACGCGCTGGCCGGGCAGGAGCAGGCGGACCTGGTGGCGTCGTTCGCCGCGCCGCTGCCGATCACGGTGATCTGCGAGCTGCTCGGCGTGCGCGAGGAAGACCGCTCGGAATTCGCCGGCTGGTCGAAGACGCTGCTGAGCGCGGCGGTGCGCGAGCAGGAGATCCAGGCCGCGGCGGCGAGCATGTTCGCGTACCTGTCGGGCCTGATCGCCCAGAAGCGCGCCGAGCCGGCCGAGGACATGCTGTCGGACCTGGTGCACGCGAGCGACGACGGCGATTCGCTGTCCGAGACCGAGCTGGTGTCGATGGCGTTCCTGCTGCTGGTCGCCGGCCACGAGACCACGGTCAACCTGATCGCGAACGGCGTGCTGGCGCTGCTGCGCGAGCCGGAGCAGCTCGCCCGGCTGCGCGCGGAGCCGGCGCTGCTGCCGGGCGCGGTCGAGGAGTTCCTGCGCTTCGACGGCCCGATCCACCTGGCGACGCTGCGGTTCACGGCGGAGCCGGTGGAGGTGGGCGGGGTGACGATCCCCGCGGACGAGTTCGTGCTGGTGTCGCTCCTGGGCGCCAACCGCGACGCGGAGCGGTACCCGGAGCCGGACAAGCTGGACATCACCCGCGCCGCCGGCGGTCACCTGGCCTTCGGGCACGGGATCCACTACTGCGTGGGCGCGCCGCTCGCCCGGCTGGAGGCGGAGATCGCGCTGGGCGGGCTGCTGGCGCGGTTCCCGGAGATCGCGCTGGACGCCAAGCCGGACGAGCTGGTGTACCGGCGCAGTTCGCTGGTCCACGGGTTGGAGGCGCTGCCGGTGCGGTTGCGCTGA
- a CDS encoding adenosylmethionine--8-amino-7-oxononanoate transaminase, translating into MDSADLLALDAQHVWHPYAPMPAKVPSLLVTEASGVRLKLADGRELVDGMSSWWSAIHGYRHPVLDAALTAQAGRMSHVMFGGLTHEPAITLAKTLVDLSPDGLEHVFLCDSGSVSVEVAAKMCLQYQRSRGRTGKHKLLTWRGGYHGDTFTPMSVCDPDGGMHSLWRGVLPEQVFVPAPPSGFDTLPDQSYVDVLAAAIEQHQDELAAVIVEPVVQGAGGMRFHHPAYLRALREITEAHHVLLIFDEIATGFGRTGALFAAEHAGVTPDVLCVGKALTGGYLSMAAALCTPEIAAGIARGELPVLAHGPTFMGNPLASAVANASLGLLADGRWRGDVTRLEKGLLDGLAPARDLPAVADVRVLGAIGVLQLDHPVDMAVATDVATAHGAWLRPFRDLVYAMPPYVSTDDDLGVITRAMLAVAEKA; encoded by the coding sequence ATGGACTCCGCCGACCTGCTCGCCCTCGACGCCCAGCACGTCTGGCACCCCTACGCGCCCATGCCGGCGAAGGTGCCGTCGCTGCTGGTCACCGAAGCGAGCGGGGTCCGGCTGAAGCTGGCCGACGGGCGGGAACTCGTCGACGGCATGTCCTCGTGGTGGTCGGCCATCCACGGCTACCGGCACCCCGTGCTCGACGCCGCCCTCACCGCGCAGGCCGGGCGGATGAGCCACGTCATGTTCGGCGGCCTCACCCACGAACCCGCCATCACCCTCGCGAAGACCCTCGTCGACCTCAGCCCCGACGGCCTCGAACACGTCTTCCTCTGCGACTCCGGGTCCGTCTCCGTCGAAGTCGCCGCGAAGATGTGCCTGCAGTACCAGCGTTCCCGCGGGCGCACCGGCAAACACAAGCTGCTCACCTGGCGCGGTGGCTACCACGGGGACACCTTCACCCCGATGAGCGTCTGCGACCCCGACGGCGGCATGCACTCGCTCTGGCGCGGCGTCCTGCCCGAACAGGTCTTCGTGCCCGCGCCGCCGTCCGGGTTCGACACCCTGCCCGACCAGTCCTATGTGGACGTTCTCGCCGCCGCAATCGAGCAGCACCAGGACGAACTCGCCGCCGTGATCGTCGAGCCCGTCGTGCAGGGCGCCGGCGGGATGCGGTTCCACCACCCCGCCTACCTGCGTGCCCTCCGCGAAATCACCGAAGCGCACCACGTTCTCCTCATCTTCGACGAGATCGCCACCGGCTTCGGGCGCACCGGCGCGCTCTTCGCCGCCGAGCACGCCGGCGTCACGCCCGATGTCCTGTGCGTCGGCAAGGCGCTCACCGGCGGCTACCTGAGCATGGCCGCCGCCCTCTGCACGCCGGAAATCGCCGCCGGCATCGCGCGGGGCGAGCTGCCCGTCCTCGCCCACGGCCCCACCTTCATGGGCAACCCGCTCGCCTCCGCCGTCGCCAACGCCTCCCTCGGCCTGCTCGCCGACGGTCGCTGGCGCGGCGACGTCACGCGGCTGGAAAAGGGCCTGCTCGACGGCCTCGCCCCGGCGCGCGACCTGCCCGCGGTCGCCGACGTCCGGGTGCTGGGCGCGATCGGCGTGCTGCAGCTCGACCACCCCGTCGACATGGCCGTCGCCACCGACGTCGCCACGGCGCACGGTGCGTGGCTGCGGCCGTTCCGGGACCTCGTTTACGCCATGCCGCCCTACGTTTCGACTGACGACGACCTCGGCGTGATCACCCGGGCGATGCTTGCGGTCGCCGAAAAGGCCTGA